TTTAGCGTCCTAATCAGAGAATCCCACTCCGCTCATGTAGCGTTTATTTGCCTGGTGTTAACCGTGCAACCTGCCGCGCCAGTTGCATGAGCGAGTCGGCGAGCGCTTGTGCAGATGCGCTCCCGGCTGCGGGGCGCTGCACGGTTTGGCGTTCCACCAGCGTGACCGGCAGCAGCGTGTCAGGCTCGCTTATTTCGCCCCGCGAGAGCTGCATAAGCCTGTCGACGCTGCTTTCGCCCAACCGGCGAAAGTCTTGTCGGAGAGTGGTCAGCGGTGGAATGTAGCAGGCGCTGTCTTCGGTATCATCGTAGCCAATCACCGAGATATCCGCGGCGACCCGCAGACCGAACTCGCTAATCGCACGCATGGCGCCCAATGCCATCTGATCGTTGGCGACAAGTATGGCGCTGGGGATCGTACCGCCATTGAGCATTTGCATGGTTTGCTGAAAGCCTGACATCGCGCTCCAGTCGCCTTCCCTCTCAACTAGCGGCTGCAACCGGTACTGCGCCAGATACTTATGCCACCCGGCATGACGCAGGCGGGCTGATACAGAAGAGTGGGGGCCCGCCAGTAAAGCAATTTGGGTATGACCGTGGTGGACCAGATGCTCGACGCCTAAACGCGCGCCGTCATCGTGGGAAAAAATGATACGATTCACCGGCGTCTGGTCAGAGACGTCAAGAAATAGCGCCGGCACCGCGCCGCAGGAGGCCGCTACGGTGACGGCATCAACTTCATCCAGCGGAAAGTTAATAATCAACCCCGTTACGCGCTGAGCGAGCAGGTTGTGTATTGCCGCTTTACAGGCCTCGACCCCTGTCTGTTCAACCATAGCAATCACCACGCTGGCTGTGGACTGGTCGGCGCGGGATTTGATGGCAGCGACAATCTGTGAGGGGGCATGTAGCGCCAGATTGCTGGTGGCGACGCCAATCAGCGGCGATTGCTTTCCAGCCAACTGTTGCGCGACGCGGTTGGGGATGTAATTCAGCGCTGCCATTGCCGTTTCGACTTTCTCGCGTGTTTTGGCCGAAACGTGGCTGGCCTGGTTTACGACGCGTGAGACGGTCTGATAAGAGACGCCTGCATGGGCTGCGACATCGTAGAGCGTTACCGGTTTCACATTCATCCCCTGATTCCAACGTTATCCGGTCGCTATGATGCCACACCGTGAAAGGTTTTTCGCCATTGCGCTGTGGTACGGTTTACCATTTACGACGCTATATTATGGTGTTTACTTCCTTCTCCAGCCAGGAAATCAATATCAGGAGTCATCATATGCCGCAGAATAATCCATTAAGCGCCCTACTCGAAAAGCATGACTTTCTGTTGCTGGATGGCGCGATGGCGACGGAGCTGGAAGCGCGGGGCTGCGATCTCAGCGATAGCCTGTGGTCCGCGAAAGTACTACTTGAGAAACCGGCGTTGATTCGTGATGTCCATCTGGACTATTTTCGGGCCGGGGCGCAGTGTGTGATTACCGCCAGCTATCAGGCGACTCCGGATGGGTTAGCGGCGCGCGGTCTGAGTAAGGCGCAGGCAACATCGCTGATTGGCAAGAGCGTGGAGCTAGCACGCAAGGCGCGCGAAGCGTATCTGGCGGAAAACCCACAGGCGGGCACTTTGCTGATCGCCGGATCGATCGGACCTTATGGCGCATTTCTTGCCGACGGGTCGGAGTACCGTGGCGATTATGCGCGTACGCCGGAACAATTTCAGGCGTTTCACCGCCCGCGCGTGGAGGCGCTACTGGATGCCGGGGCCGATCTGCTGGCCTGTGAAACGTTGCCGAATTTCGTGGAGATTCAGGCGCTGGCAGAACTGTTAACCGCGTA
The Salmonella bongori NCTC 12419 DNA segment above includes these coding regions:
- the mmuM gene encoding homocysteine S-methyltransferase, translating into MPQNNPLSALLEKHDFLLLDGAMATELEARGCDLSDSLWSAKVLLEKPALIRDVHLDYFRAGAQCVITASYQATPDGLAARGLSKAQATSLIGKSVELARKAREAYLAENPQAGTLLIAGSIGPYGAFLADGSEYRGDYARTPEQFQAFHRPRVEALLDAGADLLACETLPNFVEIQALAELLTAYPRARAWFSFTLRDSKHLSDGTPLLEVTACLNHYPQVVAIGINCIALENATAALQHLYGLTTLPLVVYPNSGEQYDVASKVWRHHGETCARLADHLPQWWAAGARLMGGCCRTTPADIAGLKAQRQ
- a CDS encoding LacI family DNA-binding transcriptional regulator; the encoded protein is MNVKPVTLYDVAAHAGVSYQTVSRVVNQASHVSAKTREKVETAMAALNYIPNRVAQQLAGKQSPLIGVATSNLALHAPSQIVAAIKSRADQSTASVVIAMVEQTGVEACKAAIHNLLAQRVTGLIINFPLDEVDAVTVAASCGAVPALFLDVSDQTPVNRIIFSHDDGARLGVEHLVHHGHTQIALLAGPHSSVSARLRHAGWHKYLAQYRLQPLVEREGDWSAMSGFQQTMQMLNGGTIPSAILVANDQMALGAMRAISEFGLRVAADISVIGYDDTEDSACYIPPLTTLRQDFRRLGESSVDRLMQLSRGEISEPDTLLPVTLVERQTVQRPAAGSASAQALADSLMQLARQVARLTPGK